One part of the Phoenix dactylifera cultivar Barhee BC4 chromosome 4, palm_55x_up_171113_PBpolish2nd_filt_p, whole genome shotgun sequence genome encodes these proteins:
- the LOC103709871 gene encoding F-box/FBD/LRR-repeat protein At3g26920-like yields the protein MERNLRQPDRLSELPDDVLLSILSQIPHREAAATAILARRWRYLFSSLPSLYLTRYSLLPAEDSDQSSDGEFEPSRWLDTVFAILAARRCPLVAVHFEFDIVDHDADAVSQVLHSLCDSGVEELSIAQFSKPFYGLPSGVLSCRTIKHLILNRCRLTIPCTYPGLQCLTSLSLLVVFITDEDFRRLVSRLHALEDLTVVYCSKLTNLVISAPVLNKLAISTVKPLNIVLENAPRLASVTVNFAYLFYDGSWRNNDEDGCSHDRWYPNDEDEESEVSRLIRFLMQLSHIESLTLKFPLPYNMRLDRENVSLPKSLPSGHFLMNLKKLDLSMHFDDKYFLLILTCLLNSSPNLRELIVRQDKPNGCAKLAEADYWDKQIPPECVRNQLSTATLFTHYEVWNNWLDLAWFLLSYSRVLNRMIISYREESYNQSAWKELFLLRSAFPGVRIEYNTESRL from the exons ATGGAGAGGAACCTACGACAACCGGATAGATTAAGCGAGCTGCCGGACGACGTCCTTCTATCCATCCTCTCCCAGATTCCGCACAGAGAAGCGGCCGCCACCGCCATCCTCGCCAGGAGGTGGCGTTATCTGttctcctccctcccctccctCTATCTCACCCGCTACTCCCTCCTCCCCGCGGAGGACTCCGATCAGTCCTCCGATGGCGAGTTCGAACCCAGCCGCTGGCTCGACACCGTCTTCGCCATCCTCGCCGCCCGCCGCTGTCCCCTTGTCGCCGTCCACTTCGAGTTCGATATCGTGGACCACGACGCCGATGCGGTGTCCCAAGTCCTCCACTCTCTCTGCGACTCCGGCGTCGAAGAACTATCCATCGCCCAATTTTCAAAGCCCTTTTATGGGCTCCCTTCCGGCGTCCTCAGCTGCAGAACGATCAAACACTTGATACTAAATCGCTGCAGGCTAACAATTCCCTGCACATATCCAGGCCTCCAATGCCTTACCTCTCTCTCCTTGCTGGTTGTCTTCATCACTGATGAAGATTTTAGAAGACTGGTCTCTCGTCTCCATGCCTTGGAGGACCTGACAGTGGTTTACTGCTCCAAGTTGACCAACCTGGTGATCTCTGCTCCTGTTCTCAACAAGTTGGCCATTAGTACCGTCAAGCCCCTGAATATTGTTCTAGAAAATGCACCCCGTCTGGCCTCGGTCACCGTCAATTTCGCATACCTCTTTTATGACGGGAGCTGGAGGAACAACGATGAGGACGGTTGCAGTCACGATCGTTGGTACCCCAATGATGAGGATGAAGAAAGTGAGGTCAGCAGACTTATTAGATTCTTGATGCAATTGAGCCATATTGAAAGCCTTACTCTGAAATTTCCTCTGCCGTATAATATG cGATTGGACAGAGAGAATGTGTCGTTACCTAAGAGTTTACCATCTGGACATTTCTTGATGAACTTGAAGAAGCTAGATCTAAGCATGCACTTTGATgacaaatattttcttttgattttaactTGCCTGCTTAATAGCTCGCCGAATCTTCGGGAGCTCATCGTTAGA CAAGACAAGCCCAATGGATGTGCAAAACTCGCTGAGGCGGATTATTGGGACAAACAGATTCCTCCAGAGTGTGTAAGGAATCAGCTGTCAACTGCTACGCTGTTCACTCACTACGAGGTTTGGAACAACTGGCTCGACTTGGCATGGTTTCTGTTGTCGTACTCGCGTGTTCTGAACAGGATGATTATTAGTTACAGAGAGGAGTCATACAATCAATCTGCATGGAAGGAATTGTTTCTTCTGCGAAGTGCTTTTCCTGGTGTCAGAATTGAATATAACACCGAATCCAGGTTATAA